In Dyadobacter subterraneus, a single genomic region encodes these proteins:
- a CDS encoding patatin-like phospholipase family protein — protein MARPPKFKILAIDGGGIRGVVPLQVIRYIESVTKKEIHQSFDLIAGTSTGGILSSALTIQDKNSVEADTRKYTLDKLESIYKDRGKEIFPAPSKFVKWYTFCKSWIQPQFDPKGLNEVLKEYFGEERISNCLKPIFIASYDIHRNKPVFFTYREASLFADRNPTLVEIARATSAAPTYFPTYDFHYASERLICIDGGIYMNNPSLGVLVEVLGNADYKHYKLNNKVLQMKDIALLSLGTGHTNSLVDGIRANGWGKFRWIKPVIDLSTNGPVKVIDNQIETIFKSFSLDSNYLRVDIYIKNRYSEMSDVRDSTIDYLIKEAQSQILNNDTMRSKIDIFLREAGLID, from the coding sequence ATGGCACGACCGCCAAAATTTAAAATTTTAGCAATAGATGGAGGTGGGATAAGAGGTGTTGTTCCCCTACAGGTAATTAGGTACATTGAGTCAGTTACCAAAAAGGAAATTCATCAATCTTTTGATTTGATTGCGGGTACATCAACTGGCGGCATATTATCGAGTGCACTTACCATTCAGGATAAAAATTCCGTTGAAGCAGATACTAGAAAATATACGTTAGATAAATTAGAAAGTATTTATAAAGATAGGGGTAAGGAAATTTTCCCCGCTCCCTCAAAATTTGTCAAATGGTATACCTTTTGTAAGAGTTGGATTCAACCACAATTCGATCCAAAAGGCTTAAATGAAGTACTAAAAGAATACTTTGGAGAGGAAAGAATTAGCAATTGCTTAAAACCGATATTTATAGCCTCCTATGATATTCATAGAAACAAACCTGTTTTCTTTACATATCGAGAAGCAAGTCTTTTTGCGGATAGAAATCCTACACTCGTTGAAATAGCTAGAGCCACCTCTGCCGCTCCCACTTACTTTCCAACTTACGATTTCCATTACGCCTCAGAAAGATTAATTTGTATTGATGGAGGTATTTACATGAATAATCCTTCGCTAGGGGTGCTAGTTGAAGTGCTTGGAAACGCGGACTATAAGCACTACAAATTAAATAATAAAGTGTTGCAAATGAAGGACATTGCTTTACTTTCATTAGGCACGGGACATACCAATTCGTTAGTTGACGGTATCAGGGCAAATGGATGGGGTAAATTTAGATGGATAAAACCAGTGATTGATTTAAGTACAAATGGGCCCGTCAAAGTTATTGATAATCAAATAGAAACAATTTTCAAATCCTTCAGTCTAGATAGTAATTATTTGAGAGTAGATATTTATATAAAAAACAGGTATTCCGAAATGTCTGATGTGAGGGATTCTACTATTGACTATTTAATTAAAGAGGCTCAATCTCAAATCTTGAACAATGATACAATGAGGTCAAAAATAGATATTTTTTTGAGAGAAGCTGGGTTAATAGACTAG
- a CDS encoding terminase family protein, producing MELTNKQKEAILRWQDPRISFQLYGGAIRGAKTAKLAIEAALFAMAYPNSRWVIMRSDRPKIVTNLLPTVSHFYSMDGIREHVVKVNRSELTFTFDNGSVVQLFAESYSQDKDMNRFHGLEANGFFLDELSEFQEQTLNKCFERAGSWLNAEPSIFGKKPRSIVSATCNPTKNWVKTELYDKYIQNRSPEGWIKEGWVYIPAKITDNPKVPNSYYVGLKQNMTSLNYQRFVDGDWEYVESNGHEWIYNFDYSSHVQKVDYLPNVATYLTFDFNVWPYMTLLCFQVVQIPEGYQVRFYDEFCLPHPKNTAEDVCKAWIDKYPKTYGKIPVSYCGDASGENKIPGFGDKKAFNSVRSTLAPYLHNSSDRVYKKQFFNEFVRKFINDIFSGTLRDRSQVQIIIDEINCPKFIKDIQMTIENPNGGFIKEKAIDQKTKVTYEKNGHCVDAGKYGLLSVFSGLYENQYHNNKFY from the coding sequence GCTGACGAATAAACAAAAAGAAGCCATTTTGAGGTGGCAAGACCCGAGAATAAGCTTTCAGTTATATGGAGGAGCAATACGCGGAGCAAAAACGGCAAAACTAGCTATTGAAGCCGCATTATTTGCAATGGCTTATCCTAATTCAAGATGGGTAATCATGAGATCAGACCGTCCAAAGATTGTTACGAATCTATTGCCAACGGTAAGTCATTTTTATTCTATGGATGGAATCAGAGAACATGTTGTGAAAGTAAACAGGTCGGAACTGACTTTTACTTTTGATAATGGCTCTGTTGTGCAGCTCTTTGCTGAAAGCTATTCTCAGGATAAGGATATGAATAGATTCCACGGGTTGGAAGCTAATGGTTTCTTTTTAGATGAGCTATCAGAATTTCAAGAACAAACTTTAAATAAATGTTTTGAACGCGCTGGTTCATGGTTAAATGCGGAGCCAAGTATATTCGGGAAAAAGCCTAGATCAATCGTTTCGGCTACCTGTAATCCTACAAAAAACTGGGTTAAAACAGAATTGTACGACAAATACATTCAAAATAGATCACCTGAAGGATGGATTAAAGAGGGCTGGGTTTATATCCCAGCTAAAATAACAGACAATCCAAAGGTTCCCAACTCATATTATGTCGGTTTAAAGCAAAACATGACTTCATTAAACTATCAACGTTTTGTAGATGGAGACTGGGAGTATGTTGAATCAAATGGTCATGAATGGATTTATAACTTTGATTATTCCTCTCATGTTCAAAAAGTAGATTATTTGCCAAATGTGGCAACCTATTTGACGTTTGATTTTAACGTGTGGCCTTACATGACCTTACTTTGTTTCCAAGTTGTGCAAATTCCTGAGGGATATCAGGTAAGATTTTATGACGAATTTTGTTTACCTCATCCTAAAAATACAGCAGAGGACGTTTGCAAGGCTTGGATTGATAAGTACCCAAAGACCTACGGGAAAATTCCGGTAAGTTATTGCGGGGATGCTTCTGGCGAGAATAAAATTCCGGGCTTTGGGGATAAAAAAGCTTTTAATTCAGTCCGTTCTACTTTGGCTCCCTACCTACATAATAGTTCCGATAGGGTATATAAAAAGCAATTTTTCAATGAGTTTGTCAGAAAATTTATAAATGATATTTTTTCAGGGACTCTTCGGGATCGTTCCCAGGTGCAGATAATTATAGATGAAATAAATTGTCCCAAATTCATAAAGGATATTCAAATGACCATCGAAAATCCGAATGGAGGTTTTATCAAGGAAAAGGCAATAGATCAAAAGACAAAGGTAACGTACGAAAAAAACGGGCATTGTGTGGACGCTGGAAAGTACGGTTTGCTTTCTGTTTTCTCAGGACTTTACGAAAATCAATATCACAACAATAAATTTTATTAA